One Chlorobaculum limnaeum genomic window carries:
- a CDS encoding vWA domain-containing protein, which translates to MNALLTILTGIRFDNPWWLLLLPLAVAGSITYRMFWRKNRPGVLFPSVSALRSAGFAALSLFSKFPEWLHWLVLVLIVLALSGPKAPFPPSSRDTVGIDIMIALDVSESMNTPDFSGKSRFEGARDAAMRFIDNRPADRIGLVVFSGGSFTRCPLTIDHDVLERLAETLKPGFFDEPGTAIGTAILTATNRLKAAPSKEKALVLITDGENNAGEVSPETAARLAANHGVRIYTVFAGKEARAFENVKNTDSSRKGRNELEAVARISGGRMFSAGDLFGLMKSFRDIDRLEKSRLKGRMPGRTMELYPWLLMSAVLLLFAEQALSATRFIRIP; encoded by the coding sequence ATGAATGCTTTGCTCACCATACTTACCGGCATTCGGTTTGACAATCCGTGGTGGCTGCTCTTGCTGCCGCTGGCGGTCGCCGGGTCGATCACGTACCGCATGTTCTGGCGGAAAAACCGGCCGGGCGTGCTGTTTCCATCGGTATCGGCGCTGCGAAGCGCCGGGTTTGCCGCACTTTCGCTCTTCTCGAAATTCCCTGAATGGCTGCACTGGCTGGTGCTTGTCCTTATCGTGCTGGCGCTCTCCGGACCCAAGGCACCGTTCCCGCCCTCCTCGCGCGACACGGTCGGAATCGACATCATGATCGCCCTCGATGTATCGGAGTCGATGAACACGCCCGATTTCAGCGGCAAAAGCCGCTTCGAAGGGGCGCGAGACGCAGCGATGCGCTTCATCGACAACCGGCCAGCCGACCGCATCGGGCTGGTGGTCTTCAGCGGCGGAAGCTTTACTCGCTGCCCGCTGACCATCGATCACGACGTGCTCGAACGGCTGGCCGAAACGCTCAAACCGGGCTTTTTCGACGAACCGGGCACGGCGATCGGCACGGCAATCCTGACGGCGACCAACCGCCTCAAGGCCGCTCCGTCAAAGGAAAAAGCACTCGTGCTGATCACCGATGGAGAAAACAACGCCGGAGAGGTTTCGCCGGAAACGGCAGCGAGGCTCGCAGCCAACCATGGCGTCAGAATCTACACGGTATTCGCGGGCAAAGAGGCCCGTGCGTTCGAGAATGTCAAGAACACGGATTCCAGCCGCAAAGGGCGCAACGAGCTCGAAGCGGTTGCCCGCATCAGCGGCGGACGCATGTTCAGCGCCGGTGACCTTTTCGGCTTGATGAAGAGCTTCCGCGACATCGACCGTCTCGAAAAATCACGCCTGAAAGGCAGGATGCCGGGCCGAACCATGGAACTCTATCCGTGGCTGCTCATGTCGGCGGTGCTCCTGCTGTTTGCCGAACAGGCGCTATCGGCAACCCGTTTCATCAGGATCCCATAA
- a CDS encoding vWA domain-containing protein: MCFARPGYLILLWVLVPLSALVFYGVRRKISLWKKIDATDGSSGILPAMSFRKLVLRRFMLLLSAALMIVSMAGPQLCRGQKPVRQKGIDVVFMLDISNSMLARDTAPDRLTRAKSELLQISRSLGEGRKVLLLFAGTPVVQCPLTSDDEDFEILLDMATPDLITTQGTDYRRAFDSALRLADSGERASGNETVLVLCSDGEDHGYDLGDIAATMKKRGVYLHVIGVGGVQPVQIPMPGGPKRDARGRVVLTSFRPDLLAGLIKTVDGKFYYSRPDAPVNDQVAANIAAEAASARWIMAPGQRVPMHGETIFVALLFFVSGSMMTDVRRPARQNI; encoded by the coding sequence ATGTGCTTCGCAAGGCCCGGCTATCTCATCCTTTTATGGGTGCTCGTTCCACTCTCGGCTCTGGTGTTCTACGGAGTCCGGCGAAAAATTTCGCTCTGGAAAAAGATCGACGCCACCGACGGAAGTTCCGGAATCCTGCCCGCCATGAGCTTCAGGAAACTCGTGCTGCGCCGCTTTATGCTGCTCCTCTCCGCCGCGCTGATGATCGTGTCCATGGCTGGCCCGCAACTCTGCCGCGGCCAGAAACCGGTGCGCCAGAAGGGAATCGATGTGGTTTTCATGCTCGACATCTCCAACTCCATGCTTGCGAGGGATACCGCACCCGACCGGCTGACGCGCGCGAAGTCGGAGCTGCTCCAGATCAGTCGAAGCCTCGGCGAGGGGCGAAAGGTGCTGCTGCTGTTTGCGGGAACGCCCGTCGTGCAGTGCCCGCTGACGAGCGACGACGAGGATTTCGAAATCCTGCTCGATATGGCGACCCCCGACCTGATCACGACGCAGGGCACCGATTACCGCCGCGCGTTCGACTCGGCGCTACGGCTAGCCGATTCTGGCGAGCGGGCGTCGGGCAACGAAACGGTGCTGGTACTTTGCAGCGATGGAGAGGATCACGGGTACGATCTTGGCGATATTGCCGCGACGATGAAGAAGCGGGGGGTGTATCTCCATGTGATCGGCGTGGGCGGAGTCCAGCCAGTGCAGATACCCATGCCGGGCGGCCCGAAGCGCGATGCCCGGGGCAGGGTCGTGTTGACCTCGTTCCGGCCCGATCTGCTCGCTGGTCTCATCAAGACGGTGGACGGCAAGTTTTACTACAGCCGACCAGACGCGCCGGTGAACGACCAGGTCGCCGCGAATATTGCCGCCGAGGCAGCATCCGCCCGCTGGATCATGGCGCCGGGCCAGCGGGTGCCGATGCACGGAGAGACGATCTTTGTCGCGCTTCTCTTCTTCGTGTCGGGATCGATGATGACTGATGTCCGGCGACCAGCAAGGCAAAACATCTGA
- a CDS encoding DHA2 family efflux MFS transporter permease subunit produces the protein MSETIATAVPGAQATEHHYETGIRKWIITITVIVAAMLELIDTTIVNVAINHISGNLGASIEDVSWVVTSYAIANVIVIPLSGFLGNLFGRRNYFIGSILLFTAASLLCGMATNIWTLVLFRFIQGIGGGALLPTSQAILYETFKPEERGAATGIFSMGLVLGPTIGPLLGGWLVDYFSWEWCFFVNIPVGLLAAWAALTYVKEPRVTHTVEKIDWAGIGLLSVGIGSLQFILERGESKDWFETPYITWFTIIAVVSLVAFVWHELHTEHPAVDLSVLGRSKNLAIAAVLTFIVGYGLYGSLFVFPVFVQRLLGFTALLTGLVLFPSAMLTGVISMPLGIALQKGASPKALMAVGMIAFFWFCWELGMQTMQSGATNFFWILMLRGLALGFIFIPVTMLAVTGLHGRDIGQATGLNNMVRQLGGSFGIAITNTYVAQRVAAHRSELLTHITPYNPAAVSRIGGLEQAFGSAGAAPVDAHQMAMKAMEYTVTTQSYHLAYMDAFKLIAIVFAVCLPLLLFIRVDKKGKADVSSAH, from the coding sequence ATCAGCGGCAACCTCGGCGCGAGCATCGAGGATGTTTCGTGGGTGGTGACGAGTTACGCCATCGCTAACGTTATCGTCATCCCGCTGTCGGGATTTCTCGGCAACCTTTTCGGGCGACGAAACTATTTCATCGGCTCGATCCTGCTCTTCACCGCCGCCTCGCTGCTCTGCGGCATGGCCACGAACATCTGGACGCTGGTGCTCTTCCGCTTCATTCAGGGCATCGGCGGCGGCGCGCTCCTGCCAACCTCGCAGGCGATCCTGTACGAAACCTTCAAGCCCGAAGAGCGCGGCGCGGCCACCGGCATCTTTTCGATGGGCCTCGTGCTCGGCCCGACCATCGGCCCGCTGCTCGGCGGCTGGCTGGTGGACTACTTCTCCTGGGAGTGGTGCTTTTTCGTGAACATTCCGGTCGGCCTGCTCGCCGCGTGGGCTGCGCTCACCTACGTCAAAGAGCCGAGGGTGACGCATACGGTCGAAAAGATCGACTGGGCAGGCATCGGCCTGCTCTCGGTCGGCATCGGCTCGCTCCAGTTCATTCTCGAACGCGGTGAGTCGAAAGACTGGTTTGAGACCCCCTACATCACCTGGTTCACGATCATCGCCGTCGTTTCGCTCGTCGCTTTCGTGTGGCACGAGCTGCACACGGAGCATCCGGCGGTCGATCTCTCCGTGCTGGGCCGGAGCAAGAACCTGGCCATCGCCGCCGTGCTGACCTTCATCGTCGGTTACGGGCTGTACGGTTCGCTCTTCGTCTTTCCGGTCTTCGTGCAGCGCCTGCTCGGTTTCACGGCGCTCCTGACCGGCCTCGTGCTCTTTCCCAGCGCCATGCTCACGGGCGTCATTTCGATGCCGCTCGGCATCGCCCTGCAGAAAGGTGCCTCACCGAAAGCCCTGATGGCGGTGGGCATGATCGCCTTCTTCTGGTTCTGCTGGGAACTCGGTATGCAGACCATGCAGTCCGGCGCGACGAACTTTTTCTGGATTCTGATGCTCAGGGGCCTCGCGCTTGGCTTCATCTTCATCCCCGTGACCATGCTCGCCGTAACCGGCCTGCACGGCAGGGACATCGGCCAGGCGACCGGCCTGAACAACATGGTGCGCCAGCTCGGCGGCTCGTTCGGCATCGCCATCACCAACACCTACGTCGCCCAGCGCGTAGCCGCCCACCGGAGCGAACTACTCACCCATATCACGCCCTACAACCCGGCTGCCGTATCGAGAATCGGCGGCCTCGAACAGGCCTTCGGCTCAGCAGGAGCTGCCCCGGTCGACGCGCACCAGATGGCGATGAAAGCGATGGAATACACCGTGACGACCCAGAGCTACCACTTGGCCTACATGGACGCCTTCAAACTGATCGCTATAGTATTCGCCGTCTGCCTGCCGCTCCTGCTCTTCATCCGGGTGGACAAGAAGGGGAAAGCGGATGTGTCGTCGGCGCATTGA